One Alicyclobacillus acidoterrestris DNA window includes the following coding sequences:
- a CDS encoding glycerol-3-phosphate dehydrogenase/oxidase, producing MNRGFSMRSRSEMVGDVRRDQLDVLVIGGGITGAGILLDAHVRGMKTGLIEMQDFASGTSNRSTKLVHGGLRYLKQFEVGLVAEVGKERAIVYENGPHITTPVWMLLPIIKGGTYGMFSSSFGIFVYDILAGVKRSERRKMLDAQQTLAKEPLLRTEGLKGAGYYVEYRTDDARLTLEIIKEAVARGATALNYTKATDLIYEDGKVVGVRALDLLTNEAYEIRARKIVNATGPWVDELRELDGSKTGKTLHHTKGVHIVVDGARFPLHNSVYFDVPDGRMVFAIPRDGKTYIGTTDTNYQGDLIHPRMTKADRDYLIDCVNFMFPTVKLTAKDVESSWTGVRPLIHEEGKDPSEISRKDEVFRSESGLFTIAGGKLTGYRKMADKVVTMVAEELSQETGRQFAACTTDGIEYSGGKFGGSANFQSFLEEKTREGVSLGLSEARANQLAHRYGTNIDVVYDILRRYDDDADAASLSPEVYATLVYGLEYEAVVTPSDFFVRRTGSLYFDIDFVRRWKEPVLSFMSVWYGWSEAEAARYRDELDERIEEATVAV from the coding sequence ATGAATCGCGGATTCTCGATGAGGTCGCGGTCGGAAATGGTGGGGGATGTCCGTCGAGATCAACTAGATGTATTGGTCATCGGAGGCGGGATTACGGGTGCCGGTATTCTGCTTGACGCACACGTACGGGGAATGAAGACGGGGCTTATCGAAATGCAGGATTTCGCCTCGGGGACTTCGAACCGTTCGACTAAACTGGTTCACGGTGGCCTTCGCTATCTCAAACAGTTCGAAGTTGGACTGGTCGCAGAGGTGGGGAAGGAACGCGCGATTGTGTATGAGAACGGCCCGCATATTACCACGCCTGTCTGGATGCTGCTCCCCATCATTAAGGGCGGAACTTACGGTATGTTCAGCAGTTCGTTTGGAATTTTCGTCTACGATATTTTAGCCGGGGTGAAGCGAAGCGAGCGGCGGAAAATGCTCGACGCACAACAGACGTTGGCAAAAGAGCCGCTGTTGCGGACAGAAGGGTTGAAAGGCGCCGGGTACTACGTGGAGTACCGGACGGACGACGCCCGGCTGACCTTGGAGATTATCAAAGAGGCGGTTGCGCGCGGTGCAACGGCATTAAATTATACAAAGGCAACCGATTTAATTTATGAAGACGGCAAGGTGGTTGGCGTTCGCGCGCTCGATTTGCTCACGAATGAGGCGTATGAGATTCGCGCTAGAAAGATTGTCAATGCGACTGGGCCTTGGGTGGATGAGTTGCGGGAACTGGACGGATCGAAAACGGGAAAGACACTCCATCATACAAAAGGCGTTCATATTGTGGTGGATGGTGCGCGCTTCCCGCTGCATAACTCCGTGTATTTCGATGTACCGGATGGTCGCATGGTGTTCGCCATTCCGCGAGACGGCAAGACCTATATTGGAACGACCGATACCAACTATCAAGGGGATTTGATTCATCCGCGGATGACCAAAGCTGATCGCGATTATCTCATTGATTGCGTCAATTTCATGTTCCCAACGGTGAAGTTGACTGCAAAGGACGTAGAGTCTAGCTGGACGGGGGTGCGTCCGCTGATTCACGAAGAGGGAAAAGACCCTTCGGAAATTTCCCGTAAAGACGAGGTCTTTCGCTCGGAGAGTGGTTTGTTTACGATTGCCGGAGGAAAGTTGACGGGGTATCGGAAGATGGCTGACAAGGTTGTGACCATGGTTGCAGAAGAGTTGAGCCAGGAGACAGGCCGACAGTTTGCGGCGTGTACCACAGATGGTATCGAGTACTCTGGTGGCAAATTTGGTGGATCGGCCAATTTTCAATCGTTCCTAGAGGAGAAGACAAGAGAAGGCGTAAGTTTAGGGCTAAGCGAGGCGCGGGCGAATCAATTGGCGCATCGGTATGGTACCAATATCGACGTCGTATATGACATCCTGCGGCGCTATGATGACGACGCGGATGCCGCCTCGTTGTCGCCTGAAGTATATGCGACGTTGGTGTACGGCTTGGAGTACGAGGCGGTGGTGACGCCATCGGACTTCTTCGTGCGGCGCACGGGCAGCCTCTATTTCGACATTGACTTTGTGCGGCGATGGAAGGAACCTGTACTTTCCTTCATGTCGGTCTGGTATGGATGGAGCGAAGCAGAAGCGGCGCGTTACCGCGACGAACTGGATGAGCGAATTGAAGAGGCGACCGTAGCTGTGTGA